The following are encoded together in the Gasterosteus aculeatus chromosome 7, fGasAcu3.hap1.1, whole genome shotgun sequence genome:
- the LOC120821885 gene encoding uncharacterized protein LOC120821885, which produces MLRTEPDPRGLFSSGETSDNDCGGEASGEEADAACACEAGPCTLYSEAHAPSMDAPLLCERCGKNRVMVTRYSEGYGTEEECVVSDPQGESDADADIEDTDCRLQEPGPLQRISSRRRKRPRVARQDTTESEDDGGRSCRTHRWTLRLSPARAHSRTIPEESVSQVRPLVILRPGAEGPAELPRGSGRPASLWPPPPSVPLALLLLLLLPLSLVAAIVIVSLLRPRAGA; this is translated from the exons ATGCTGCGGACGGAACCTGACCCCCGCGGCCTCTTTTCCTCCGGAGAGACGTCCGACAACGACTGTGGG GGGGAAGCGAGTGGCGAGGAGGCGGATGCGGCGTGCGCGTGCGAGGCCGGCCCCTGCACCCTTTACTCGGAAGCCCACGCGCCCTCGATG GATGCACCGCTGCTGTGTGAACGCTGCGGGAAAAACAGGGTGATGGTGACCCGGTACTCGGAGGGGTACGGCACAGAG GAGGAGTGCGTGGTGTCCGACCCTCAGGGGGAGAGCGACGCGGACGCCGATATAGAGGACACGGATTGCAG ACTCCAGGAGCCGGGTCCCCTCCAGCGAATCAGCTCGCGGAGACGCAAGCGTCCTCGCGTCGCGCGCCAAGACACCACCGAGAGCGAGGACGACGGCGGGCGGAGCTGCCGGACGCACCGCTGGACCCTCAGGCTGAGCCCCGCCagggcgcacagcaggaccatcCCGGAG GAGAGCGTCTCGCAGGTCAGGCCGCTGGTCATCCTGCGGCCCGGCGCCGAGGGGCCGGCGGAGCTCCCCCGAGGCTCCGGGCGCCCGGCGTCTTTGtggccgccgcccccctccgtcccgctcgccctcctcctcctcctgctgctgccgctctcCCTCGTCGCCGCCATCGTTATCGTGTCCCTCCTCCGGCCGCGGGCCGGCGCTTGA